From Nguyenibacter vanlangensis, one genomic window encodes:
- a CDS encoding DUF1998 domain-containing protein, whose translation MTKNAQRLSQLISTFGPGAMIDLPTRSVVVAGLEFWDMPPTSFATISEPRLTARLEQILKDQGRLDPNSSLSLRTPPIAPDSPTALPAGVTAPIFPTWFVCELADVLTVGSGTIRRRRLVRWQDLDTRGRRRFIFDDGRKSDVTPIRFVAACEKGHLQDIDWRWVVHGPVQCQEPLWVEEKGTSADPADTSIVCGCGKNLSLQDAFQPGRLGKCQGERPWLLDRDPDGCGENLKLLTRTATNTYFPQVYTVISLPSAVDDLTRLVGELAGELTNVASAQDVAIAKKFNNKVSASLGTYSDDEIFERLERLRAGAQADASRSPKMSEFDVFASGHQQIGQNHPTAKLYAETLPRTAWVDSSVSVDTSAIKNLVAVHRLREVSSLYGFTRFEAAPTSSDGDIEDIQLAVRGAPISRGADWLPAIEQFGEGLFIHIDEQAVNRWLQTPDVVSRQASLLRGYGHWRTRFSGGAPNYPGTAYTLLHSLSHALMAEIALDSGYPASSLKERIYALSDAGNGGVPVRCGILIYTATPGAQGTLGGLVAAGSRFSSILRSALDRLMICSNDPVCSDHEPDGRSGDRATHGAACHGCLLIAETSCEMRNLFLDRSLLIQTMAHHQSNFFD comes from the coding sequence ATGACCAAGAACGCACAGCGTCTGAGCCAACTGATTTCCACCTTCGGGCCGGGAGCCATGATCGACTTGCCGACAAGGTCGGTTGTGGTCGCCGGGCTCGAATTTTGGGACATGCCGCCCACCTCTTTCGCGACCATCTCGGAGCCGCGGCTGACGGCGAGACTGGAACAGATCCTCAAGGATCAGGGACGTCTAGACCCGAACAGCAGCCTGTCTCTGCGCACCCCGCCGATTGCACCGGACAGCCCGACCGCACTGCCAGCCGGAGTTACCGCGCCGATCTTCCCGACATGGTTCGTCTGTGAGTTGGCCGACGTCTTGACCGTGGGCTCCGGAACGATCCGGCGCCGTCGTCTCGTGCGATGGCAGGACCTGGACACCAGAGGGCGCCGTCGCTTCATTTTTGACGACGGGCGAAAATCGGATGTGACACCAATCCGGTTCGTAGCAGCTTGCGAAAAAGGCCATTTGCAGGACATCGACTGGCGGTGGGTCGTCCATGGGCCGGTCCAGTGCCAGGAGCCGCTTTGGGTCGAGGAAAAAGGGACGAGCGCGGACCCTGCCGACACGAGCATCGTATGCGGCTGCGGTAAGAACCTTTCGCTTCAGGACGCCTTCCAACCTGGGCGTTTGGGGAAATGCCAGGGCGAGCGGCCCTGGTTGCTGGATCGGGATCCTGACGGCTGCGGGGAAAATCTGAAGCTTCTCACCCGGACAGCTACGAACACCTACTTCCCGCAAGTCTACACGGTTATCTCGTTACCGAGCGCGGTGGATGATTTGACCCGATTGGTTGGTGAACTCGCAGGCGAACTGACGAACGTCGCGTCAGCCCAGGACGTCGCTATAGCCAAGAAATTCAACAACAAAGTATCCGCGTCGCTCGGCACTTACAGTGACGATGAGATTTTCGAACGCCTCGAACGCCTTCGTGCGGGAGCACAGGCCGATGCGTCCCGGTCTCCCAAGATGTCCGAGTTCGACGTGTTCGCGAGTGGCCACCAACAAATCGGGCAAAATCACCCGACAGCCAAGCTCTACGCGGAAACTCTTCCGCGGACGGCATGGGTTGACTCAAGTGTCAGTGTTGACACCTCGGCCATAAAGAACCTCGTCGCCGTTCATCGCCTGAGAGAGGTGTCGAGCCTGTACGGCTTCACGCGATTCGAAGCCGCACCCACGAGTTCGGACGGCGACATCGAGGACATCCAACTGGCCGTTCGCGGTGCGCCGATCTCGCGGGGAGCAGACTGGTTGCCTGCCATCGAGCAATTCGGCGAAGGGCTCTTCATCCACATTGACGAGCAGGCGGTGAACCGCTGGCTTCAGACCCCTGACGTCGTCAGCCGCCAGGCAAGTCTGCTTCGCGGTTACGGACATTGGCGTACCAGATTCTCTGGAGGCGCCCCGAACTATCCGGGAACGGCCTATACGCTGCTCCACTCGCTCTCTCATGCCTTGATGGCCGAGATCGCGCTCGACAGCGGATATCCCGCGAGTTCTCTGAAGGAACGCATCTACGCACTCAGTGACGCCGGCAACGGCGGTGTTCCTGTGAGATGCGGAATCTTGATCTACACGGCAACGCCCGGCGCTCAAGGTACATTGGGCGGGCTCGTCGCTGCCGGATCGCGATTCTCCAGCATTCTGCGAAGTGCGCTCGATCGGCTGATGATCTGCTCGAATGACCCGGTTTGTTCGGACCATGAGCCGGATGGCCGCAGCGGGGACAGGGCAACCCACGGTGCTGCCTGTCACGGGTGCCTGCTCATCGCGGAAACGAGTTGCGAGATGCGGAACTTGTTCCTTGACAGAAGTTTACTGATTCAAACAATGGCACATCATCAATCAAATTTTTTCGATTGA
- a CDS encoding DUF3363 domain-containing protein, giving the protein MATRDDGLTVRPGRIQHGNQGARPKSFVGEVMRAAKRAGHIGTRFGAKGRGGGGGSRFGRGRRAALSMRLRSNARRVVVKARVVRQQGTRFRSAPLARHIAYLRREGVTRDGARAHLFDAGSDEADSKAFAERCADDRHHFRFIVSPEDAARMEDLRGFARELMQDMERDLGTKLDWVGVDHWNTDNPHVHILVRGIADDGKDLVISRAYISQGLRDRAAERVTLELGPRSEQEIRTALETEIGADRWTSLDRALQDISDEGGGIVDLRPGAGAEDPQLRRLLVGRATKLEGLGLAEQVGVARWTLKPGLETTLRDLSIRGDIIKTMHRAMSGGGVEPDVAGFAIHGERLADPVIGRLVERGLDDELKGSGYAVIAGTDGRTHHVRFPDLDLTGDARTGAIVETRSWEDTKGKQRLSLATRSDFTLAEQVTAPGATWLDRQLLAKDPALANAGFGAEVREAMAQRIDHLASMGLARRQVERVVFAPDLIGTLRQRDLDQAAVRLAAQTGLEHRPAKEGEIVSGVYRQRVALSSGRFAMVDDGLGFQLVPWRPALEQKLGRQVSGAMSPGGAVDWNFGRKRGLGI; this is encoded by the coding sequence ATGGCGACGCGCGATGACGGCCTGACTGTCCGGCCTGGACGCATCCAGCATGGCAATCAGGGCGCACGTCCGAAATCCTTCGTCGGCGAGGTCATGCGTGCCGCGAAGAGGGCCGGTCATATCGGCACCCGGTTCGGCGCGAAGGGCAGGGGAGGCGGTGGCGGCTCCCGCTTCGGGCGCGGGCGACGAGCAGCACTTTCCATGCGGCTGCGCAGCAATGCCCGTCGCGTCGTGGTCAAGGCGCGGGTGGTCCGTCAGCAGGGCACGCGGTTCCGGTCCGCGCCGCTCGCCCGGCACATTGCCTATCTCAGGCGGGAGGGCGTGACCCGCGACGGTGCCAGGGCCCATCTGTTCGATGCCGGGTCCGACGAAGCGGACAGCAAGGCCTTCGCTGAGCGCTGCGCTGACGACCGGCACCATTTCCGCTTCATCGTCTCGCCCGAGGACGCGGCGCGGATGGAGGATCTGAGGGGCTTCGCGCGGGAACTGATGCAGGACATGGAGCGCGACCTCGGCACGAAGCTGGACTGGGTCGGGGTGGATCACTGGAATACCGACAATCCGCACGTCCACATCCTGGTGCGCGGTATCGCTGATGACGGCAAGGATCTGGTCATCAGCCGCGCCTATATCAGTCAGGGCCTGCGCGACCGCGCCGCCGAACGGGTGACGCTGGAACTTGGCCCGCGCAGCGAGCAGGAAATCCGCACCGCCCTGGAGACGGAGATCGGTGCCGACCGCTGGACCAGCCTCGATCGCGCGTTGCAGGACATCAGCGATGAAGGGGGCGGCATCGTCGATCTCCGTCCCGGTGCAGGAGCCGAAGACCCGCAACTGCGCCGCCTGCTGGTCGGCCGGGCGACCAAGCTGGAAGGGCTTGGTCTCGCCGAACAGGTCGGGGTGGCACGCTGGACCCTCAAGCCGGGCTTGGAAACCACGCTGCGTGATCTTTCCATCCGGGGCGACATCATCAAGACCATGCACCGCGCCATGTCCGGTGGCGGGGTAGAACCCGATGTTGCGGGTTTCGCGATCCACGGCGAACGGCTGGCCGATCCCGTCATTGGCCGGCTGGTGGAGCGCGGGTTGGATGACGAGTTGAAGGGCTCGGGTTACGCGGTGATCGCCGGCACCGACGGGCGGACGCATCATGTCCGCTTCCCCGATCTGGATCTGACCGGCGATGCCAGGACCGGTGCGATCGTTGAGACCCGGAGTTGGGAGGACACGAAGGGCAAGCAGCGTCTGTCACTGGCGACGCGCTCGGATTTCACGCTGGCCGAGCAGGTGACGGCGCCCGGCGCGACCTGGCTCGACCGCCAGTTGCTCGCGAAGGATCCGGCGCTGGCCAATGCGGGCTTCGGGGCCGAGGTCCGTGAGGCGATGGCGCAGCGGATCGACCATCTCGCCTCCATGGGGCTGGCCCGGCGGCAGGTCGAGCGCGTGGTGTTTGCGCCCGACCTGATCGGCACCCTGCGCCAGCGCGATCTCGATCAGGCGGCGGTCCGGCTTGCGGCGCAGACCGGGCTGGAGCATCGGCCCGCGAAGGAAGGCGAGATCGTCTCGGGGGTCTATCGCCAGCGGGTGGCCCTGTCCTCGGGTCGGTTTGCCATGGTCGATGACGGGCTGGGCTTCCAGCTCGTGCCGTGGCGCCCGGCGCTGGAGCAGAAGCTCGGGCGACAGGTTTCCGGCGCCATGTCGCCGGGCGGGGCGGTGGATTGGAATTTTGGGCGGAAGCGCGGGCTCGGGATTTAA
- a CDS encoding CopG family transcriptional regulator, producing MRIKHTIRLPADLSVRLADYAARKKVPQALIVETALASFLSPDGAERLEAALARRLDRMTRQLERMEQRVTIANESLAVFVRFWLTSTPPLPDAALAAAQSKGRERYDGFVEAVGRRLARGMTLDDEVRLDLEPIGQEQNS from the coding sequence ATGCGGATCAAGCACACGATCCGGCTACCCGCCGATCTCAGCGTCAGGCTCGCCGATTACGCGGCCCGCAAGAAGGTACCGCAGGCGCTGATCGTGGAAACGGCGCTGGCGTCATTTCTGTCGCCGGACGGGGCGGAGCGACTTGAAGCCGCACTGGCCCGGCGGCTGGACCGGATGACGCGGCAGCTGGAGCGGATGGAACAACGGGTCACCATCGCCAATGAATCGCTCGCCGTGTTCGTGCGGTTCTGGCTGACCAGCACGCCGCCGCTGCCGGATGCGGCTTTGGCTGCGGCGCAAAGCAAGGGGCGGGAGCGATATGACGGCTTTGTTGAAGCTGTCGGGCGACGGCTCGCACGTGGGATGACGCTGGATGACGAGGTCAGGCTGGATTTGGAGCCTATCGGCCAAGAGCAAAATTCCTAA
- the drmA gene encoding DISARM system helicase DrmA: MTSSVDIRAHLVDLFRRDLIGPGPQDADLATERLNESPSRWYLTGFLAPAEDPLGLEGEDDDDDPSAQEEMEIDVEESDTDGAGGAAGDNEEPETPNTKRRFLPSSIGLTVLLAPDVTEIEALVSWGDYRTEPPLPESVLLPEPLPEEEVGEDGKPKRGARPMVDWVRIPKAQTVRVPVVDGRGVPVVVPESAAEQRRGGGLVLETHSRLFSYQTPEGTTETVRALTVFLVNRRLTVHRFYSDVSFIFQARLELVCERGFRPRRDLSGYNSQDWDLRVGDLHYRDVLEWAVGRNIAADWETSEEWNAPVKRVWTNPLPTAEVERVAPNEDASLKTAVTFGMEPLAQVADAGGAALAQALGQLPKLYELWIDAERLKLPSLAPRRGQTGAHLIAEMEAAKDRIAAGIQLLAQNDKARSAFRFMNLAVAMAARRRNAGASGDPQAMPTPTWRPFQLAFILLNLSGLAERTHPDREIADLLFFPTGGGKTEAYLGLAAFVIAHRRLSGAGLLGAGVAVIMRYTLRLLTLDQLARAAGVVCALELMRTDPANASEQGRCLLGDWPIEIGLWVGSDASPNRLGGRGKSDETTAVGRVRRFRNGRDKRAPAPLKACPWCGTEFTPSSFACMPNEHAPTNLEIRCANSNCDFSRNRPLPVLTVDEPIYRRLPAFLIATVDKFAALPWVGETGAFFGHVDRFAAGAGFYGAAEPGEGQPLGNGWSLDPPDLIIQDELHLISGPLGTVAGLYEAAIDQLASRRYGERVVRPKIVASTATVRRATDQIAALFDRKTTSIFPPSGIDRTDSFFARTVPATKDPARMYMGIAAQGRGPKLVFLRSLTSLLAAAQAEFDANTVAGGGSNPADPYMTAVCYFNALRELGGARRIVEDEVRDRAARYGAQRHRIDPPDRPFADRRIKEPMELTSRVSTDEVAKAKQRLELRFGAGADPVDVALATNMISVGLDITRLGLMLVQGQPKTAAEYIQATSRVGRDPGRPGLVLAVLNMHKPRDRMHFEQFGQFHRTFYRAVEATSVTPWAARALDRALAAVVVAAARHIDSTLTPETAVVAFKNNPAVRTTVRNAILARAPASMVAGGHATLGAAIDAIADAWITTADDQSAGGNTFAYAQKKSPHRLLHMPLDGAIPNLSDQHRLFVAGRSMRDVEASVDLKVRDPRGQKIANADDLA, translated from the coding sequence ATGACAAGCTCAGTCGACATTCGCGCTCATCTCGTCGATCTGTTTCGCCGCGATCTCATCGGCCCCGGCCCGCAGGACGCCGATCTTGCGACCGAGCGGCTGAATGAGAGCCCTTCGCGCTGGTATTTGACCGGCTTCCTCGCGCCGGCTGAAGATCCGCTCGGTCTTGAAGGCGAGGATGACGACGACGATCCATCGGCCCAGGAGGAAATGGAGATCGACGTCGAGGAGTCCGACACCGACGGCGCTGGAGGCGCGGCTGGCGACAATGAGGAGCCGGAGACGCCAAACACCAAGCGTCGATTTCTTCCTTCATCCATCGGATTGACGGTTCTACTCGCGCCGGATGTCACCGAGATCGAAGCGCTTGTCTCTTGGGGCGACTACCGCACTGAGCCACCCCTGCCGGAAAGCGTGCTGTTGCCCGAGCCGCTTCCAGAAGAAGAAGTCGGCGAGGACGGCAAGCCCAAGCGCGGCGCGCGACCGATGGTGGACTGGGTTCGCATACCCAAGGCACAGACGGTGCGCGTTCCGGTCGTGGATGGGCGCGGCGTGCCGGTTGTCGTCCCCGAGAGTGCCGCTGAGCAGCGGCGCGGCGGCGGGCTGGTGTTGGAGACCCACTCTCGGCTGTTCAGCTACCAGACCCCGGAGGGGACGACGGAGACAGTCCGCGCGCTCACGGTCTTTCTCGTGAACCGCCGCCTGACGGTCCATCGGTTTTACTCCGACGTCAGCTTCATATTCCAGGCGCGGCTCGAACTCGTTTGCGAGCGTGGCTTCCGTCCTCGTCGCGACCTCTCCGGCTACAATTCGCAGGACTGGGATTTGCGGGTCGGCGATCTCCACTATCGCGATGTTCTTGAATGGGCAGTGGGTCGCAACATTGCCGCTGATTGGGAGACCAGCGAGGAATGGAATGCGCCAGTTAAGCGCGTCTGGACCAATCCCCTGCCGACTGCCGAGGTGGAGCGGGTCGCGCCCAACGAGGATGCCAGCCTGAAGACCGCCGTCACCTTCGGCATGGAGCCTCTGGCGCAAGTCGCGGACGCCGGAGGCGCGGCTCTGGCGCAGGCGCTCGGCCAGCTCCCAAAGCTCTACGAGCTATGGATCGACGCGGAACGGCTCAAGCTGCCGTCGCTCGCGCCGCGACGCGGCCAGACCGGTGCCCATCTGATTGCCGAGATGGAGGCGGCGAAAGACCGGATCGCCGCCGGTATTCAACTCCTGGCGCAGAACGACAAGGCGCGCTCGGCATTCCGGTTCATGAACCTTGCAGTCGCCATGGCGGCGCGCCGCAGGAATGCTGGCGCTTCGGGGGACCCGCAAGCGATGCCGACGCCAACGTGGCGACCGTTCCAGCTTGCCTTCATCCTGCTCAATCTCTCCGGGCTGGCGGAGCGGACGCATCCGGATCGCGAGATCGCCGATCTCTTGTTCTTCCCAACCGGCGGCGGCAAGACGGAGGCCTATCTCGGTCTCGCTGCCTTTGTCATCGCCCATCGACGCCTCTCGGGGGCGGGCTTGCTTGGGGCAGGTGTGGCCGTGATCATGCGCTACACCCTGCGGTTGCTGACGCTCGATCAGTTGGCCCGTGCCGCCGGCGTAGTTTGCGCGCTCGAATTGATGCGGACCGATCCGGCCAATGCCAGCGAGCAAGGCCGCTGCTTACTCGGTGATTGGCCGATCGAGATCGGCCTGTGGGTCGGTTCGGATGCGTCGCCCAACAGGCTCGGGGGGCGTGGCAAGTCGGACGAAACCACGGCTGTCGGTCGGGTGCGGCGTTTTCGGAACGGTCGAGACAAACGCGCGCCAGCGCCGCTAAAGGCGTGCCCTTGGTGCGGCACGGAATTCACGCCTTCGTCCTTCGCCTGCATGCCTAACGAGCACGCACCGACAAACCTTGAGATACGCTGTGCCAATTCGAATTGCGACTTCAGCCGCAATCGGCCACTGCCTGTCCTCACGGTTGATGAGCCGATCTACCGGCGCTTGCCCGCATTCCTGATCGCGACGGTGGACAAGTTCGCGGCGCTCCCCTGGGTGGGTGAGACCGGCGCCTTCTTCGGTCATGTCGATCGCTTCGCGGCTGGCGCGGGCTTCTACGGTGCGGCCGAGCCAGGCGAAGGGCAGCCTTTAGGCAACGGTTGGTCGCTCGACCCGCCCGACCTCATCATCCAGGACGAGCTGCACCTCATTTCCGGTCCGCTCGGAACGGTCGCGGGCCTCTACGAAGCGGCGATCGACCAGTTGGCGTCCCGTCGATACGGCGAGCGTGTCGTGCGCCCGAAGATCGTCGCTTCGACCGCGACGGTGCGCCGAGCCACGGACCAGATCGCCGCTTTGTTCGATCGCAAGACGACCAGTATCTTCCCGCCCTCCGGGATCGATCGGACTGACAGCTTTTTCGCCCGGACCGTGCCGGCGACCAAAGACCCGGCACGTATGTATATGGGCATCGCCGCCCAGGGCCGGGGGCCGAAGCTGGTGTTCCTACGGTCGCTTACCAGTTTGCTGGCAGCGGCGCAGGCTGAGTTCGATGCCAATACCGTAGCCGGTGGCGGCAGCAATCCGGCCGATCCTTACATGACCGCTGTCTGCTACTTCAACGCGCTGCGCGAGTTGGGCGGAGCGCGGAGGATCGTTGAGGATGAGGTCCGGGATCGCGCGGCGCGCTACGGGGCGCAGCGCCACCGGATCGACCCTCCCGATCGTCCCTTTGCCGATCGACGCATTAAGGAACCGATGGAGCTGACTTCGCGCGTTTCGACGGATGAGGTCGCGAAGGCCAAGCAACGGCTGGAACTGCGCTTTGGGGCGGGGGCCGATCCTGTCGACGTGGCGCTTGCCACGAACATGATCTCGGTCGGTCTCGACATCACCCGCCTCGGTCTCATGCTCGTCCAAGGGCAGCCGAAGACAGCGGCAGAGTATATTCAGGCGACCAGTCGAGTCGGCCGCGATCCCGGACGCCCTGGATTGGTGTTGGCGGTGCTGAATATGCACAAGCCACGCGACCGCATGCACTTTGAGCAATTCGGCCAATTCCACCGGACGTTCTATCGCGCTGTCGAGGCCACCAGCGTAACACCCTGGGCTGCTCGCGCGCTGGATCGCGCGCTTGCGGCTGTCGTCGTCGCAGCGGCACGGCATATCGATTCGACGCTGACGCCCGAGACGGCCGTCGTCGCCTTCAAGAATAACCCGGCAGTACGGACTACTGTCCGCAATGCGATCCTGGCGCGAGCCCCCGCAAGCATGGTCGCGGGCGGCCACGCGACATTGGGTGCCGCGATAGATGCTATCGCCGATGCCTGGATCACAACCGCCGATGATCAATCGGCAGGAGGCAACACATTTGCCTACGCCCAGAAGAAGAGCCCCCACCGCTTGCTGCACATGCCGCTCGATGGGGCGATCCCGAACCTTTCCGATCAACACCGGTTGTTTGTGGCAGGACGATCAATGCGGGACGTGGAGGCCAGCGTCGATTTGAAGGTCCGTGACCCTCGCGGCCAAAAGATAGCCAATGCGGATGACCTCGCATGA
- a CDS encoding DUF488 family protein, which produces MGKKSTTLATIGYESADLDDFLATLARCGVTRVIDIREIAISRRRGFAKSALSSALLNSGIDYVHLRGLGDPKEGRLAARSGDYFRFERVFHQHMKTDAAQRDLRTAAILAAEGGACLLCFERDYRTCHRTIVAQALSKIVPLTIRNLGVSAGLAKQSQSERLLAFA; this is translated from the coding sequence ATGGGCAAAAAAAGCACCACTCTAGCGACGATCGGTTACGAGTCGGCAGACTTGGACGATTTTCTCGCAACGCTGGCGCGCTGCGGAGTAACACGGGTCATCGATATCCGAGAGATAGCGATCTCCCGGCGTCGTGGATTTGCGAAAAGCGCTTTGTCCTCCGCTCTCTTGAATTCTGGTATCGACTATGTCCACCTCCGCGGCTTAGGGGATCCCAAAGAAGGAAGACTCGCGGCGCGTTCCGGCGACTATTTTCGCTTTGAACGAGTTTTTCATCAACATATGAAAACAGACGCAGCACAAAGAGACCTGCGTACTGCAGCCATCCTCGCCGCAGAGGGTGGCGCGTGTCTTCTATGTTTCGAACGGGACTATCGGACATGTCATCGTACGATTGTCGCCCAAGCTCTGTCCAAAATCGTGCCCCTGACAATACGTAACCTGGGTGTGAGTGCTGGCCTTGCAAAACAGTCCCAATCGGAAAGACTACTCGCGTTTGCCTAA
- a CDS encoding type II toxin-antitoxin system ParD family antitoxin, with protein sequence MASMNVSMPDPMRDWVQRRIDSGQYASVSDYVRDLIRRDQTQAEERQALVEALVQGEWSGVSKRTIPDILAAMKTVHDATDA encoded by the coding sequence ATGGCTTCCATGAATGTATCCATGCCGGATCCGATGCGTGATTGGGTGCAGCGCCGTATCGACAGCGGGCAATATGCCAGCGTCAGCGATTACGTGCGCGACCTGATCCGGCGTGACCAGACACAGGCCGAGGAAAGGCAGGCTCTGGTCGAGGCTCTGGTTCAGGGCGAATGGAGCGGTGTGAGCAAGCGGACGATCCCCGACATCCTCGCGGCGATGAAGACGGTCCACGACGCGACGGATGCCTAG
- a CDS encoding conjugal transfer protein TraG, translating to MNQTKILWGSVFSVNTLILAFTWAATQWTAWRLGFQPQLGASWFTLLGWSVYYPPEFFWWWFAYDAYAPDIFTTGGYIAASGGIAAVIVAITMAVWRAREKKRATTYGSAHWADPREIRRAGLLAPDGVVLGRSADAYLRHDGPEHVLCFAPTRSGKGVGLVVPTLLTWPGAAIVHDIKGENWTLTAGWRVRFGPVLLFDPTNLASAAYNPLLEVRRGEREVRDVQNIADVLVDPEGALEKRNHWEKTSHALLVGTILHVLYAEEDKTLAGVANFLSDPKRAIETTLRAMMTTPHLGKKGVHPVVASSARELLNKSDNERSGVLSTAMSFLGLYRDPVVAHVTRRCDWRIRDLVAGTHPATLYLVVPPSDISRTKPLVRLVLNQIGRRLTEELEAKRRHRLLLMLDEFPALGRLDFFESALAFMAGYGIKSFLIGQSLNQIEKAYGQNNSILDNCHVRVSFATNDERTAKRVSDALGTATEIRDAKNYAGHRLSPWLGHLMVTRHETARPLLTPGEIMQLSPDEELVLVSGCSPIRARKARYFEDAELAARILPPPRFEPSASPEGTPPIGPQPPGDWADVVQPATPGNGDDDPANGGIRREPELQEQEEIAPKPRKPVHEFEPPDEELEDDATRAQTVRRGERALARQVSLDPADRMGL from the coding sequence ATGAATCAGACCAAGATCCTCTGGGGATCGGTGTTTTCCGTCAACACCCTGATCCTCGCTTTCACCTGGGCCGCGACGCAATGGACTGCGTGGCGGCTCGGCTTCCAGCCGCAGCTTGGCGCTTCGTGGTTCACGCTGCTCGGCTGGTCGGTCTATTATCCGCCGGAATTCTTCTGGTGGTGGTTCGCCTATGACGCCTATGCTCCGGATATCTTCACCACCGGCGGTTACATCGCGGCATCGGGCGGCATTGCCGCCGTCATCGTCGCAATTACGATGGCGGTGTGGCGTGCCCGCGAAAAGAAACGCGCCACCACCTATGGTTCGGCGCACTGGGCAGACCCGCGGGAGATCCGCCGTGCCGGGCTGCTCGCCCCCGATGGCGTGGTGCTCGGTCGCTCCGCTGATGCCTATCTTCGTCATGATGGGCCGGAGCATGTGCTGTGCTTTGCTCCCACCCGATCTGGCAAGGGCGTCGGGCTGGTGGTGCCGACGCTGCTGACCTGGCCGGGTGCCGCCATCGTCCATGACATCAAGGGCGAGAACTGGACTTTGACCGCCGGATGGCGCGTCCGCTTCGGGCCGGTGCTGCTGTTCGACCCGACTAATCTCGCCAGCGCCGCCTACAACCCGCTGCTGGAAGTCCGGCGCGGCGAGCGCGAGGTCCGCGACGTGCAGAACATCGCCGACGTGCTGGTCGATCCCGAGGGCGCCCTTGAGAAGCGGAACCATTGGGAGAAGACCAGCCACGCGCTGTTGGTCGGCACCATCCTGCATGTCCTCTACGCCGAGGAGGACAAGACCCTGGCCGGGGTCGCCAATTTCCTCTCCGACCCCAAACGGGCGATTGAGACCACATTGCGTGCCATGATGACCACGCCGCATCTTGGCAAAAAGGGCGTCCATCCCGTGGTTGCCAGTTCGGCGCGGGAACTGCTGAACAAGAGCGACAATGAACGCTCGGGCGTGCTGTCCACTGCCATGTCGTTCCTTGGCCTCTATCGCGATCCGGTCGTGGCCCATGTGACGCGCCGCTGCGACTGGCGGATCCGCGACCTCGTGGCTGGCACCCATCCGGCGACGCTCTATCTGGTGGTGCCCCCTTCGGACATCAGCCGCACCAAGCCACTGGTCCGCCTGGTGCTGAACCAGATCGGCCGCCGACTGACCGAGGAACTGGAGGCAAAGCGTCGCCATCGGTTGCTGCTGATGCTCGACGAGTTCCCGGCGCTCGGGCGGCTGGATTTCTTCGAGAGTGCGCTGGCCTTCATGGCGGGGTACGGCATCAAGAGTTTCCTGATTGGCCAGAGCCTGAACCAGATCGAGAAAGCCTACGGACAGAACAATTCGATCCTCGATAATTGTCATGTCCGGGTCAGTTTCGCGACCAACGACGAACGGACCGCCAAGCGGGTGTCCGATGCGCTTGGCACTGCGACCGAGATCCGTGACGCGAAGAACTATGCTGGGCATCGGCTGTCGCCGTGGCTCGGGCATCTGATGGTGACACGCCATGAAACCGCGCGGCCGCTATTGACACCCGGCGAGATCATGCAGCTTTCCCCTGACGAGGAACTGGTGCTGGTCTCCGGCTGTTCTCCGATCCGGGCGCGCAAGGCACGCTATTTCGAGGATGCCGAACTGGCCGCGCGTATCCTTCCGCCGCCCCGGTTCGAACCGTCGGCGTCTCCGGAGGGAACGCCGCCCATCGGACCGCAGCCGCCGGGGGATTGGGCCGACGTGGTGCAGCCGGCGACACCGGGTAACGGAGACGACGACCCCGCCAATGGCGGCATTCGCCGTGAGCCGGAACTGCAGGAACAGGAGGAAATCGCGCCCAAACCGAGGAAGCCGGTGCATGAGTTCGAGCCGCCCGACGAGGAATTGGAGGATGACGCCACACGGGCACAGACCGTGAGACGCGGGGAGCGGGCGCTTGCGCGACAGGTCTCGCTCGATCCTGCCGACCGGATGGGGCTATGA
- a CDS encoding type II toxin-antitoxin system RelE/ParE family toxin, with amino-acid sequence MPSYTLSGEADSDVQAIIALSIRNWGWTRAERYILDLHAAFETLATYPDMGADIGDLRPGYFRFVHDSHAVFYRKTDEGIFIVRVLHQRQEPKHYL; translated from the coding sequence ATGCCTAGCTACACGCTTTCCGGCGAAGCGGATTCCGACGTTCAGGCCATTATCGCGCTTTCGATCCGGAACTGGGGTTGGACGCGGGCCGAGCGCTATATCCTCGACCTGCATGCGGCCTTCGAGACGCTGGCGACCTATCCCGACATGGGAGCCGATATCGGTGATCTGCGGCCCGGCTATTTCCGCTTCGTCCATGACAGTCACGCCGTGTTCTATCGGAAGACGGATGAGGGGATTTTCATTGTTCGTGTCCTGCATCAGCGCCAGGAACCGAAACACTATCTCTGA